CTTCGGCCTGAAGTATCGCTTCTACAACCACGACATCGACGATGCGGTCAGCTTTGCGCCGCTGACGACGGTCGCCGGCGATGCCGACAGCCGCTTCCGGTCGCACTCGCTCCTCGCGAGCCTGACCTACAACTTCGGTGCCGCTCCGCCGCCGCCGCCCCCGCCGCCGCCGGCCGAGCCTGCTCCGCCGCCGCCCCCGCCGCCGCCTGCCACGCAGACGTGCCCGGATGGCTCGGTGATCCTGGCGACCGACGTGTGCCCGGCCCCGCCGCCGCCGCCGCCGCCGCCGCCGCCCGCTCCGGAGCGCGGCTAAGCGGTTGCGAGCAGGGCTTCGGCCCTGCTCCGGCCACTGGCAAAAGATTGCGGGGTGGAGCTTCGGCTCCGCCCCGTTTTCTTTTGCCCTCGAGATCCGCACGCAAAAAGAAAGGCCGGGGGATCGCTCCCCCGGCCTTCATGTCGTGGCTGTTAAGCCCCTTACGGCGCGGGCCGTGCGACGCTGGTGTAGGCGGTCGAGGCCGCCAGCTGGAGGTCCGGACGACCGTCCCAGCCATACGCGTCCTTGCGCATGACCAGCTTGCCGTCAGGGCCCGGCTCGGCGGTGAGATAAGTCAGGTAGACCGGCACGCCCTGCGTCAGCTGGACCATCTGCTCGGGATCGCTGCCGCTCATCGCGGGCTCGCGGCCCATCAGCCAGCGGGCGAAGCGTCGCGCGTCCTCAAGCCGGATGCAGCCGTTCGAAAGGTGGCGGTCGGTCTCCTTGAACTTGTCCTTCGACGGCGTGTCGTGGAGATAGATGTCCTGCCCGCTCGGGAACGGCACCTTCAGCCGGCCCATGCTGTTGGCGAGGCCCGGTTTCTGGCGGACGCGGATGCTCTCGGGATTGTCGATGACCTTCTGCCAGTCGACCGAGCTCGCCGGAAGCACGGTCGCGTCAGGACCCCAGCCGCTCATCACCTCATAGCCGCGTGGCTTCAAATAGCCGTCACCGCCCTTGAGCGCACCAGGGGCGACCACCTTGTGAATGAGGTTCGGTGGCACGTTCCAATAGGGATTGAGCGTGACGTAATGGATGATGCTGGCGATCATCGGGGTCTGCAGCGCCGGGGTGCCGACAACGACCTTCATCTTGTCGACCGGCTGCCCGCCTTCGTACATCGTCAACGTCGCATTGCCGATGTCGACCATCACGAAGCGGCCGGTCGAGGGCAGGAAGCGCGCCCGCTCAAGGTTCGAGGCGAGGCTCGTGTCGGCGGCGGTCATGCCGCTCGCCAGCGCGGCTTCGCGCAGTCCGCGGTAGGTCGGATTGACGTCAGCCATCTTGTCGAGCTGCGCCGCGAGGTCGGCCGAGGCCGCGGTGGTCAGCAGGATCTGGTCCGGCCGGGCCTGCGGCTGGAGGATCGGGTAGCCGTAGACGACGCCCTTGGGCGGGGTCCGCAGGAACTGCATGTAGCTGACCCATGCCTTGGACAGCGCGAATTCGGCGGCCTTGGTCGCGGCGGCATTGCCCGGCGTCGCCGCAGCGATCGCGGCATCGACCTGCGCGGCGAGACCCGGGCCGGCGGTGAAGCCGTCGATCGGCGCGCGCTTCAGGATCGCCGACAGGCGCGTAGCGGCAGCGCGGGTCGCGTCACTGCGGAACCAGATCGGGGCATCGGCATGCTGGTAGTAGTAAAGCTCGACCGGATCGGTCGGGGCGACCCGGACAACCGGCGCGGGCGGCGGCGGAAGCGGCTTCTTCTTCTTGGCCTCGGCCGGGGCAGCCCCGACGATCAGACCGAGCATGGTGGTGGCGAGCAGCAGCTTCTTCACGTGGGTTGGACCCCCATTAACGATGATGTCGCCTGACCCTTACCCGCCAGCGACTGACGGGCAAGTGAACCGCGACGAACCGAGTCGTCGCGAGGCTATTTTTTGTTAATGGCCTGCAGGTGCGGCGAAAAAGCGACGGCGGTGCGCCGCTCAGGTCCGTTCAGGCGGCTGCAGCGGCGGCCTTGTCGAGCACCGGACCGATGCGGTCGATCGTGTACGGCTTCTCGAGCAGCGGGGCATCGGCAAAGTCCGCGGGCGGAGGTTCGACGTGACCGCCACTCGCGATGACGAACGGAACGCCGCGCTCGCGGAGCGCAGCAGCGGCCGGCCACACCAGTTCGCCCTTGAGGTTCACGTCGAGGATGGCGAGGTCGAACCCGCCTTCGGTGCACTTGGCGAGCGCATCCGAAAGATTGTCGCAGCTGGCGTGAATACGATGTCCAAGGGTCTCGAGGAAATCCTCGAGCATCATTGCGATAAGCGGCTCGTCTTCGACGACGAGGATGTCACGACCTTGTTGCACACTCCGCCTATCGCGACTTCGCTCCGCCTGCGCAACCAGTTTCAGCGCGATGCCAAAACCTTACGTGCGGCCTCCGACAATTCCTGCACCGAGAAGGGCTTGGGGAGGAAGGCGACGTTGTCGATGTCGATCGATTTGCGGAGTTGCTCCTCGGCATAGCCCGACATGAAGAGGATCGGCAGTTCGGGCCGCGTCTTGCGGGCTTCGCGGACCATGGTGGGGCCGTCCATCACCGGCATGACGACGTCGGTGATGAGCAGGTCGATGACCTCGCCGCGATTGACGATCTCAAGCGCCTCCTCGCCATTGTCGGCGGTGAGTACCTTGTAGCCCTGGCGGGTGAGCGCGCGCTCGGCAACGGTGCGGACCATTGGCTCGTCCTCGACGAGGAGAACGGTACCGGTGCCCCAGGTCTCCTCGGCCTTGGGCGGCGGCGCGGCGGGCGCGCGGATCTTGCGGACTTGCTCTTCCTGATGGACCGGAAGGTAGATGACGAAGCTCGTCCCCTCGCCCACCTTGCTCGCGGCGAAGATGAAGCCGCCCGACTGCTTGACGATGCCGTAGACGGTGGAGAGCCCAAGCCCGGTGCCCTTGCCGACTTCCTTGGTGGTGAAGAAGGGCTCGAAGATCTTGCCGAGGACCGACGGCGGGATTCCGCAGCCGGTGTCGGAGATGCTGAGGGCGGTGTAATCGTCGACCGGCAGGATGTCGGAGCCGAGTTCGGCGACCTGGTCGGCGCGCACGGCATAGGTCTGGATGGTGACGGTCCCGCCGCCGGTGCCCGCCATGGCGTCGCGGGCATTGACCGCGAGATTGACGATGACCTGCTCGAGCTGGCCCGGATCGGCCCGCACCGCGCCCAGTTCGCGCCCGTGCTTGACCTGCAGGACGACGGTCTCACCGAGCAGGCGCTTGAGAAGATGGCTGACCTCGCTCACCACGTCGGGGAGCTGGAGCACCTGCGGGCGCAGCGTCTGCTGGCGCGAGAAGGCGAGCAGCTGACGGGTCAGGCCCGCCGCGCGGTTCGAGTTCGACTTGATCTGCTGGATGTCGTCATAGTCGCTGTCGCCGGGCGTATGGCGCAGCAGCATCAGGTCGCAGTGGCCGATGATGGCGGTCAGGATGTTGTTGAAGTCGTGCGCGACGCCGCCGGCGAGCTGGCCGACCGCCTGCATCTTCGTCGCCTGCGCGACCTGCCGCTTCAGCTTGGCTTCCTCGCTATTGTCCTTGAGCAGCAGGAGGACGCTGGCATCGCCAAGGTTGCGCAGGCCCGCGATGGTCAGCGCGACGGGCTCGGTCGGCTGGTGGGTGAGGCGGACCGCGAGGTCGCCCGACATGGCGGGTCCGCGGCTGTTGCGGCGGACGGCATCGGCGACGGCGGCCTTGTCCTCCTTGACCACGAGGTCGCTCGGGAAAGCGGGGAGCGGCCCCTCGGCGAGCGCAGCGGCGTTGCGGAAGGCGCGATTGCTGGTGAGGAAGCGGCCGTCGCGGTCGACGAGCGCGAGGCCGAGCGGCAGCAGGTCGAGCAGCGCCTGGAGACTGGCGGGTTCGGACGGGCTCGGCCCTTCGCCCGTTGCGAACAGCATGGTGATGCCGGCGGCATGGCCCGAGCCCGGTTCGGCAGGGATGTGCAGGAGGCGCAGGATGGGGCCTTCCGGTCCTTCGCCGCGAAGGCGTACCCGGCCCTCGCCTGCGCCCTCGAGCAGATTGTCGAGCCGGTCGTCCTCGCCCTCGAGGCGCGCGCGGCGTGCGAACATGTCGTTGGCGGCGATCACCCGGCCATCGCCGTCGACCGCGGCGGCGAGCACGCCCGCTTCGCCGAGGACCGCGCCTTCGGCGCTCTGGAGGCGGCGGACGAGCACGCCGAGCGGCGAGCGGCGGGGCCGCGGGATGCGCCACAGGAAGCGGTCGTTGCCGTGACCGACGCGCGCGATCTCGACCGCGATCGAGCCCTCTTCGGTCATGACGGCGGGCGCGCTCCCCTGCCCGTCGCGGGCCGCGGTCTCGAGCGCCTGTGCGATGGCGTGGGAGTCATCGCCGCCGAGCAAGGTGGGTTGCGTAAGCGCCGGAAAGCGATCGCGATAGGCGGCGTTGATCGCGAGCAGGCGGCCGGTACCATCGGTCAGCGCCGCCGGATCGGGGCAGAGGTCGAGACCCGCCGCGACGAGCCCATAGTCGGGCGGGCTCTCGACCGGCAGGCCGATGAGGTCGGGCACCGCCCGGCGCCGCCAGCCGAGCAGCACCGCAACCACCCCGCCGACGGCGAAGGCGAGCGCGACCGACGGATGGCCGACCGCCACGGCGATGACCGCCATGCTGGCAAGAGCCAGCGCGAGGAGCAAGGGCACCAGCCACGGCTCGCCCCGAGGGACGGGTTCAGCGTCGATCGCAGCGAGCCGGGCGTGGAGCATTCAGCTTACCAGATGCGGACCCGCTGGGTCGGCGTCAGGTACAGCTTCTGGCCGGGCTGCACGTTGAACGCCGGATACCAGGGATCCATGTTGCGCACGATGTTGCCGCGCTGCTCGGACGGGCTGTGCGGATCGGTCAGCAGCCGCTGGCGCAGGTTCGCCTCGCGATAGTTGCGCCGCCAGACCTGCGCCCAGCCGAGATAGAAGCGCTGGTCGCCGGTGGTGCCGTCGATGGTCGGCGCCGGCTGCCCGCCAAGGCTGGCGAGATAGGCGTCGTGCGCGACCGACAGGCCGGCGAGATCGGCGACGTTCTCGCCCATCGTCAGCTTGCCCTGCACGTGCATGCCCGGAAGCGGCTCGTAGGCGTCATACTGCTTGCCGAGCGCGTCGAGGCGGCTGTTGAAGGCGGCGACGTCGGCGGTGGTCCACCAGTCGGTCAGGCGGCCGTCGCGGTCGTACTTGGCGCCCTGATCGTCGAAGTGGTGGCTGAGCTCGTGCCCGATCACCGCGCCGATGCCGCCATAGTTGACCGCCGGATCGGCGTTGGGATCGAAGAAGGGCGGCTGCAGGATGGCGGCCGGGAAGACGATCTCGACCATGCCGAAATTGGCATAGGCGTTGACCGTCATCGGGGTCATCCCCCACTCCCACTTGTAGAGCGGCTTGCCGAGCTTGTTGATGTTGTAGGCATAGTCGAAGTTGTTCGACCGCATCGCGTTGCCAAGCAGGTCCGAACGATCGATCTGCAGCCCGCTCATGTCGCGCCAGCGGTCGGGATAGCCGATCTTTGGCGTGAAGGCGGCGAGCTTGGCGTGCGCCTTGACCTTGGTCTCGGGTGCCATCCACTGCAGCGTGTCGATCCGGCGATCCATCGCCGCGATGACGTTCTTCACCAGCTGGTCGGCCGCGGCCTTGGTCTCGGGCGGGAAATAACGCTGGACGTAAAGCTGGCTGACATCGTCACCGAGCACGCCGACGGTGAAGTCGACGCCGCGCTTCCAGCGCTCTTCCTGCTGCGGGGTGCCGCCGAGCGTGGTGCCATAGAAGCTGAACTGCTCCTTGTCGAAAGCCGAGGGCAGGAACGGCGCGTAGGCGTCGAGGCTGCGGACCATCAGCTGGTCCTTGAGGACGCCGAGCGGCGCGGAGCGGATGAGGCCGGCGATCTTGGTGAAGGCCGAGGGCTGGGCGACGAGCACGTCGCTGACGTTCTGCGCGCCGGTGCCGCGGACCAGCGCGGCGAAGTCGAACCCGGGTGCCATCTTCGACAGCTGGGCGAGGCTCATCTTGTTGTAGGTCTTGGTGGCGTCGCGGCTGTCGACGCGGGTCCAGCTCGCGTCGGCGATCTTGGTCTCGAAGTCGACGATCGCCTTGGCGCGCGCGGCGGCATTGGGCTCACCGGCGAGATTGAGGACGTTGGTCAGGTGCGCAAGATACTTGGCCTTGGTCTCGGCCAGCTTGGCGTCGTTCTTGAGGTAATAATCGCGGTCCGGCATGCCGAGACCCGACTGCGACATCGAGAAGATGTACTGGTCGGGCTGCTTGTCGTCCTGGCCGACATAGCCGGCGAACGGGGTGCCGACGCCGTTGCGCATCGCGGCGGCGTAGAGCGCGGGAAGGCCGGCCTTCGAGTTCAGGCCCTTGATCTGGCCGAGCCACGGCTG
This genomic window from Sphingomonas rosea contains:
- a CDS encoding response regulator, whose product is MQQGRDILVVEDEPLIAMMLEDFLETLGHRIHASCDNLSDALAKCTEGGFDLAILDVNLKGELVWPAAAALRERGVPFVIASGGHVEPPPADFADAPLLEKPYTIDRIGPVLDKAAAAAA
- a CDS encoding response regulator, whose product is MLHARLAAIDAEPVPRGEPWLVPLLLALALASMAVIAVAVGHPSVALAFAVGGVVAVLLGWRRRAVPDLIGLPVESPPDYGLVAAGLDLCPDPAALTDGTGRLLAINAAYRDRFPALTQPTLLGGDDSHAIAQALETAARDGQGSAPAVMTEEGSIAVEIARVGHGNDRFLWRIPRPRRSPLGVLVRRLQSAEGAVLGEAGVLAAAVDGDGRVIAANDMFARRARLEGEDDRLDNLLEGAGEGRVRLRGEGPEGPILRLLHIPAEPGSGHAAGITMLFATGEGPSPSEPASLQALLDLLPLGLALVDRDGRFLTSNRAFRNAAALAEGPLPAFPSDLVVKEDKAAVADAVRRNSRGPAMSGDLAVRLTHQPTEPVALTIAGLRNLGDASVLLLLKDNSEEAKLKRQVAQATKMQAVGQLAGGVAHDFNNILTAIIGHCDLMLLRHTPGDSDYDDIQQIKSNSNRAAGLTRQLLAFSRQQTLRPQVLQLPDVVSEVSHLLKRLLGETVVLQVKHGRELGAVRADPGQLEQVIVNLAVNARDAMAGTGGGTVTIQTYAVRADQVAELGSDILPVDDYTALSISDTGCGIPPSVLGKIFEPFFTTKEVGKGTGLGLSTVYGIVKQSGGFIFAASKVGEGTSFVIYLPVHQEEQVRKIRAPAAPPPKAEETWGTGTVLLVEDEPMVRTVAERALTRQGYKVLTADNGEEALEIVNRGEVIDLLITDVVMPVMDGPTMVREARKTRPELPILFMSGYAEEQLRKSIDIDNVAFLPKPFSVQELSEAARKVLASR
- a CDS encoding M13 family metallopeptidase, with the translated sequence MKTLLLSLVATTALAGCAANTAPVETAAPAVETPTETAAATPAMPKPQIGTFGFDKAGMDESVLPGDNFYSFANGTWAKNTAIPADKSNYGMFTVLDDLSRERTRTLIEEQSKDSNSRIGQTFASFMDTASIEAKGLAPFQPWLGQIKGLNSKAGLPALYAAAMRNGVGTPFAGYVGQDDKQPDQYIFSMSQSGLGMPDRDYYLKNDAKLAETKAKYLAHLTNVLNLAGEPNAAARAKAIVDFETKIADASWTRVDSRDATKTYNKMSLAQLSKMAPGFDFAALVRGTGAQNVSDVLVAQPSAFTKIAGLIRSAPLGVLKDQLMVRSLDAYAPFLPSAFDKEQFSFYGTTLGGTPQQEERWKRGVDFTVGVLGDDVSQLYVQRYFPPETKAAADQLVKNVIAAMDRRIDTLQWMAPETKVKAHAKLAAFTPKIGYPDRWRDMSGLQIDRSDLLGNAMRSNNFDYAYNINKLGKPLYKWEWGMTPMTVNAYANFGMVEIVFPAAILQPPFFDPNADPAVNYGGIGAVIGHELSHHFDDQGAKYDRDGRLTDWWTTADVAAFNSRLDALGKQYDAYEPLPGMHVQGKLTMGENVADLAGLSVAHDAYLASLGGQPAPTIDGTTGDQRFYLGWAQVWRRNYREANLRQRLLTDPHSPSEQRGNIVRNMDPWYPAFNVQPGQKLYLTPTQRVRIW
- a CDS encoding L,D-transpeptidase family protein; protein product: MKKLLLATTMLGLIVGAAPAEAKKKKPLPPPPAPVVRVAPTDPVELYYYQHADAPIWFRSDATRAAATRLSAILKRAPIDGFTAGPGLAAQVDAAIAAATPGNAAATKAAEFALSKAWVSYMQFLRTPPKGVVYGYPILQPQARPDQILLTTAASADLAAQLDKMADVNPTYRGLREAALASGMTAADTSLASNLERARFLPSTGRFVMVDIGNATLTMYEGGQPVDKMKVVVGTPALQTPMIASIIHYVTLNPYWNVPPNLIHKVVAPGALKGGDGYLKPRGYEVMSGWGPDATVLPASSVDWQKVIDNPESIRVRQKPGLANSMGRLKVPFPSGQDIYLHDTPSKDKFKETDRHLSNGCIRLEDARRFARWLMGREPAMSGSDPEQMVQLTQGVPVYLTYLTAEPGPDGKLVMRKDAYGWDGRPDLQLAASTAYTSVARPAP